Proteins encoded within one genomic window of Gloeobacter kilaueensis JS1:
- a CDS encoding GumC family protein yields MSTLAIARRHLRPLLILNGAILTTAIGIALFFPKSWTATTQLILPDTSSNLSASLGPLGNLQQQGLTFSTELSPTTIQSNILLSDSVLRRVWLKDPEKQEKFPRLEDYTKLFKSKIEDQSTIVQVQVKGSSPEIAKNRANALLQSYQRRLNELRLDDARRRDQFSHEELERAKRTLQQTQSELASYQQTTGLVNVDEQTRGLVETLNTLRSSATLAQAQAKAAEDRSRSLEQAVGMDLRRATSALRVGEDKEYQSLRQKLTDIETQLAQARGIYTEKNQRIQSLLLQREELLSKIKLQLSKLVPDSEKVDTTLGGNTYRDSRIDLILQLIQARSEGLAQNSQANQITEKIDSIDSQLRTMAPQQSKLLELNRRYGIAEGVYKAMLAQVQQAKINAFDTYPNVQVLDPPAVDPKPSPRLFLIVLGALLAMIAGSVALALLLERRNPLLAKRDIEVTGLPVLARLPKFKDNELIATAEEFLQLASIVSLMPLEGQRLMITSSTFGEGKTTVTLGLARALRSLGFRVLVVDADFRQAGLGRLLQVNQGNEPVALAPSLNFLPAGQPDGDASIGEHIVKGNFTRHLDRLKQENGHDYILIDTAPEQLVAETKLIAAEIRNVLFVVRPGTSDRDMVNSSLETLKRCGANINIVINSSESPKDAYAYRYGRSSQSV; encoded by the coding sequence ATGAGTACCCTTGCTATAGCGCGCAGACATCTACGTCCCCTGCTGATCCTAAACGGCGCGATTTTGACGACGGCGATCGGTATCGCGCTGTTTTTTCCAAAAAGCTGGACGGCCACAACCCAGCTGATCCTCCCGGATACAAGCAGCAACCTCAGTGCCAGCCTTGGTCCTCTGGGCAATCTTCAGCAGCAGGGTCTGACATTCTCAACCGAACTGAGCCCGACGACAATCCAGTCCAATATCTTACTAAGCGATAGTGTGCTGCGTCGGGTTTGGCTAAAAGATCCCGAAAAGCAAGAGAAGTTTCCGCGCTTAGAAGACTATACCAAGCTCTTCAAAAGCAAAATCGAAGACCAATCGACGATTGTTCAGGTGCAGGTGAAAGGCTCAAGCCCTGAGATAGCCAAAAATAGAGCAAATGCGCTCCTGCAGTCCTACCAGCGGCGTCTCAACGAGCTACGTCTCGACGATGCCAGACGCCGAGATCAATTCAGCCATGAAGAGTTGGAGCGGGCAAAGCGGACGCTGCAACAGACGCAAAGTGAACTCGCTAGCTATCAGCAGACCACGGGGCTTGTCAATGTCGATGAGCAAACGCGGGGACTCGTCGAGACACTCAATACTTTGCGCTCCTCTGCAACCCTGGCCCAGGCTCAAGCAAAAGCCGCAGAAGATCGATCCAGAAGCCTTGAGCAGGCGGTCGGCATGGACTTGCGACGTGCCACCTCGGCCTTGAGAGTGGGTGAGGACAAGGAGTACCAATCTTTGCGCCAGAAGCTCACCGACATCGAGACTCAACTCGCGCAGGCGCGCGGCATCTACACAGAAAAGAACCAGCGTATTCAATCTCTGCTGCTCCAGCGCGAAGAATTGCTGTCCAAAATCAAGCTTCAGCTAAGCAAGCTCGTACCGGATAGCGAAAAAGTTGACACGACCCTGGGAGGCAATACTTATCGCGACTCCCGCATCGATTTGATCTTGCAGCTCATTCAGGCGCGCTCGGAGGGTCTTGCTCAGAACAGTCAGGCAAATCAGATCACTGAAAAAATTGATAGTATCGACAGTCAGTTGCGGACAATGGCACCTCAGCAGAGCAAATTGCTCGAACTGAATCGACGCTATGGAATAGCGGAGGGCGTCTACAAGGCTATGCTCGCCCAAGTGCAGCAGGCAAAGATCAACGCCTTTGACACCTACCCAAATGTTCAGGTTCTCGATCCACCCGCTGTCGATCCCAAGCCCAGTCCAAGGCTCTTCTTGATTGTTCTGGGCGCACTTCTGGCGATGATTGCCGGTAGCGTTGCCCTGGCGCTTCTGCTCGAGCGGCGCAATCCATTGCTTGCGAAGCGCGATATCGAGGTCACTGGTCTACCGGTGCTGGCTCGTCTGCCGAAGTTCAAAGACAACGAACTTATCGCTACAGCTGAGGAGTTTTTGCAGCTCGCCTCAATTGTGAGCTTGATGCCTCTTGAAGGCCAGCGCCTGATGATTACCAGCTCTACCTTTGGCGAAGGAAAAACCACCGTAACCCTTGGTCTAGCACGAGCACTGCGTTCGCTTGGCTTTCGAGTTTTGGTCGTAGATGCAGATTTCCGTCAGGCGGGCCTCGGTCGCTTGCTTCAGGTGAACCAGGGCAACGAGCCAGTCGCACTGGCTCCCTCGCTCAACTTCCTGCCAGCAGGACAGCCTGACGGTGACGCGAGCATTGGCGAACATATCGTCAAGGGCAATTTCACCCGCCATCTCGACAGGCTCAAGCAAGAAAACGGCCACGACTATATTCTTATCGATACTGCTCCAGAGCAGTTGGTGGCTGAGACCAAGCTCATCGCCGCTGAAATTCGCAACGTCCTTTTTGTCGTACGGCCTGGTACGAGTGACCGTGATATGGTCAACAGCAGCCTTGAAACCCTGAAGCGCTGTGGTGCCAACATCAACATTGTGATTAACTCCAGCGAGTCACCCAAGGATGCCTACGCCTATCGCTATGGTCGGTCGTCTCAATCAGTTTGA
- a CDS encoding oligosaccharide flippase family protein, whose translation MIALRRWLISVAQLLPLHDHLALGSLWLIGAFALTKGSQLITQILLSRLLVPSDFGLWAMVLVFSSFSMLFRDNAIAAVLVQRGLKDKSLVDAVYSLGINVSIGLFLLQALAGYPLSLFFHEPHLWLLTALHGTIFLLGAGAGSHDSVLLQQMRFKEIGICDTLAGVARLLGAGLCGLCGGGVWAFLAGEIAANATDAISRRAFSGYHFHYSPKINHEAIREVRSFIAGILSINLAVQLNTNGDNAVIGRVLGSQALGYYNVAYQLAMVPVFVVGKVNRVHFSALSAMLPAERQPYLTGALEKYSLIAAPVCALGFVLAPWLIPFLYGPDWVHAVILFQLVLGFAYVRGLMSILGTALNAFGKPGINALINWALVPLTIPAFILGAWLGGTTGVAVAVALVLGIVAAIWFWYAVGRVSQWSLWLLAKPVLFPTAAAATALFLTECLSLQIVAAATLFSVLYLLFVAVLLSRFSSLNPAKFLLSSQRH comes from the coding sequence GTGATTGCTCTTCGTAGATGGTTGATCTCTGTAGCCCAACTATTACCCCTTCACGATCATCTTGCCCTCGGCAGCCTCTGGTTGATTGGTGCTTTTGCCTTAACCAAGGGCTCCCAACTGATCACCCAGATTCTCTTGTCGCGGCTGCTGGTGCCCAGCGATTTCGGACTGTGGGCGATGGTTCTTGTCTTTTCCAGCTTCTCAATGCTGTTTCGCGACAATGCGATTGCAGCAGTGCTGGTGCAAAGGGGACTCAAAGACAAGTCCTTGGTAGATGCGGTCTATAGCCTCGGGATCAATGTTTCCATAGGGCTGTTTCTGCTGCAGGCGCTTGCCGGTTATCCACTGTCATTGTTCTTCCACGAGCCACATCTGTGGCTGCTAACGGCTTTACATGGAACGATCTTCCTGCTCGGCGCTGGTGCTGGCAGCCACGACTCTGTGTTGTTGCAACAGATGCGTTTTAAGGAGATTGGTATTTGCGATACGCTTGCTGGAGTTGCGCGACTGTTAGGAGCGGGGCTCTGTGGTCTCTGTGGTGGCGGGGTATGGGCATTTTTAGCTGGTGAGATTGCTGCTAACGCTACCGATGCAATCTCTCGACGGGCCTTCAGTGGTTATCATTTCCACTATTCTCCAAAAATTAACCACGAAGCGATTCGGGAGGTGCGCAGTTTTATCGCTGGTATCTTGAGCATCAACCTTGCCGTGCAGTTGAATACCAACGGCGACAATGCTGTTATCGGACGCGTGTTAGGCTCGCAGGCACTCGGCTATTACAACGTCGCTTATCAGTTGGCGATGGTACCCGTCTTCGTGGTCGGAAAAGTTAATCGCGTTCATTTCTCGGCGCTGTCGGCAATGTTGCCTGCTGAGAGACAACCTTATCTAACTGGTGCCCTAGAAAAATACTCTCTGATTGCGGCTCCAGTTTGTGCTCTTGGCTTCGTGCTGGCTCCCTGGCTCATCCCATTTCTTTACGGTCCAGATTGGGTACATGCTGTGATTCTCTTTCAGCTGGTTCTGGGTTTTGCCTATGTGCGGGGGCTCATGTCGATTCTTGGAACCGCCCTCAATGCCTTTGGAAAACCAGGTATCAACGCTCTGATCAACTGGGCACTGGTGCCGTTGACCATTCCGGCATTCATTCTTGGAGCCTGGCTGGGAGGGACGACGGGTGTCGCTGTCGCTGTCGCTCTGGTGCTGGGAATCGTTGCAGCGATCTGGTTCTGGTACGCTGTTGGCCGTGTTTCTCAATGGTCACTCTGGCTGCTGGCTAAGCCTGTGCTTTTTCCGACAGCCGCTGCCGCTACTGCTTTGTTTTTAACCGAGTGCTTGTCCCTGCAGATAGTTGCTGCTGCCACACTATTTAGCGTGCTTTATCTGCTGTTTGTCGCCGTTTTACTTTCGCGTTTCTCCTCGTTGAATCCTGCAAAATTCTTGTTGTCCAGTCAACGTCACTAG
- a CDS encoding glycosyltransferase family 2 protein produces the protein MQDTEQTLQPLVSVILCNYNYGKYIGQAIESVLGQTYQNFELIVIDDASTDNSAEVITSYRDKLQFIGLERNSGQGAVFNIGLRQSKGEIICFLDSDDYFHIQKLQKTVHAFRVHPEWVQVSHAWTSVDSENRITGSGTKSFVQGDVRRMLLKWGRYPCAITSGLSYRRFALEKISPIPDRSVIVAGQPYNNGADCYMVATVPFYGQVGYINEALMFYRVHGKNRRAYTDDYSYPVQGCRAIGEIINAEAEKHGFGERFDLENDGDYLSLQALQLNQPYPLWKMIVLTLQEAIDCNVQPRDALERLLRRGICAASPRNGKDVIRLGLRRYLRSRLAARQYDAIDGTPSSHS, from the coding sequence ATGCAAGATACAGAGCAAACTTTGCAGCCGCTCGTTAGTGTCATTCTTTGCAATTATAACTATGGCAAATATATCGGCCAAGCGATCGAGAGTGTTTTAGGGCAAACCTATCAAAATTTTGAGCTGATTGTGATCGATGATGCCTCCACTGATAATTCTGCAGAGGTAATTACTTCCTATCGAGACAAACTGCAATTTATCGGTCTCGAACGTAATTCTGGGCAAGGTGCAGTCTTTAACATCGGCTTGCGGCAGAGCAAAGGGGAAATCATCTGTTTTCTTGATTCGGACGATTATTTCCATATCCAAAAATTACAAAAAACTGTACACGCTTTTCGCGTTCACCCTGAATGGGTTCAAGTTTCCCATGCCTGGACGTCCGTTGATTCAGAAAATAGGATTACTGGTAGTGGAACAAAGAGTTTTGTACAGGGTGATGTCCGCAGAATGCTTTTGAAGTGGGGACGTTATCCCTGTGCCATTACTTCTGGCTTATCATATCGCCGTTTCGCCCTTGAAAAAATTAGTCCTATTCCTGATCGAAGTGTTATAGTTGCTGGCCAACCGTACAATAATGGCGCAGACTGCTACATGGTGGCTACCGTGCCGTTTTATGGCCAAGTTGGTTATATCAATGAGGCTCTAATGTTTTACCGCGTGCATGGTAAGAATAGACGAGCATATACAGACGACTATAGCTATCCTGTTCAAGGCTGCCGTGCAATAGGTGAAATTATTAACGCGGAAGCCGAGAAGCACGGTTTTGGTGAGCGTTTTGACCTTGAGAACGACGGAGACTATCTCTCACTACAAGCGTTACAGCTCAATCAACCGTATCCTCTTTGGAAGATGATTGTCTTAACCTTACAAGAGGCGATTGACTGCAACGTTCAACCAAGGGATGCTTTGGAGAGATTGTTGCGACGGGGAATTTGTGCGGCTTCACCTCGAAATGGAAAAGATGTTATACGTCTTGGACTGCGTCGGTATTTGCGCTCCAGACTTGCAGCCAGACAGTATGATGCGATTGATGGTACTCCTTCCTCACACTCTTGA
- a CDS encoding sugar transferase produces MDTTTPKVEARSLQLQIVSKRLVDLVGSLFGLILLAPAFVVIAILIRTDSPGPIFFRQKRMGLNGQHFQVLKFRTMVVDAENQLVRLEALNESEGGILFKMKNDPRVTRIGEFLRRTSIDELPQLINVLLGEMSLVGPRPLQERDCERARGLVEQRKLACRQSVLPGMTGLWQIRGRSELNFDQMLQLDLEYVDRWSLWLDLYILLRTVLVVLASEGAY; encoded by the coding sequence ATGGACACCACTACACCAAAAGTTGAAGCTCGTAGCCTTCAGCTTCAAATAGTCAGTAAACGTCTGGTGGACCTTGTCGGTTCACTATTTGGATTGATACTGCTTGCTCCTGCATTTGTCGTGATTGCAATACTGATCCGTACGGATTCACCGGGGCCAATCTTCTTCCGCCAGAAGCGCATGGGCTTGAATGGACAGCACTTTCAGGTTTTAAAGTTCAGGACGATGGTGGTGGATGCCGAAAACCAACTCGTTCGTCTCGAAGCGCTGAATGAGTCGGAGGGGGGCATTCTCTTTAAGATGAAAAATGACCCACGCGTCACCCGCATTGGCGAATTCCTGCGTCGGACCAGCATCGATGAGTTGCCTCAACTGATCAATGTTCTTCTTGGCGAGATGAGCCTGGTTGGCCCTCGACCGCTACAGGAGCGAGATTGTGAGCGCGCTCGCGGGCTTGTCGAGCAACGCAAGCTGGCCTGCCGCCAGTCCGTACTTCCTGGGATGACCGGTCTGTGGCAAATCCGGGGCCGCAGTGAGTTGAATTTTGACCAGATGCTTCAGCTGGACCTGGAGTATGTAGACCGCTGGTCATTGTGGCTTGATCTCTATATTCTCCTGCGCACGGTTCTTGTCGTGCTTGCCAGTGAGGGGGCTTATTAA
- a CDS encoding polysaccharide biosynthesis/export family protein, whose amino-acid sequence MASSKPLSILRRTLRLGMAGSLLCTALAVPGIASTLSAYDRVAVNVVNGDEFSSDAAGYLVGTDGNIFVPQLGRVPAAGREEADLQEELTKRLSAYLRVPDVTVRLVSVSPVNVDVSGAVYRPGLVTLSTGTGSGNLGASAGGASRTVYNAIQAAGGVRPDADLAGIELERDGKRTRLAVGQDMPVINSDKIIVTSLGPGHYTTNNTPSQLAPTTITVYVSGQDVPSTNGPLQLKPGTTVSGALSAAGGAGGNFLKGDRVVSLIRTDPVTEKRMSQEIPIGQVIDGSNDPKLVQYDRVVVQAGPSANASGFLQFLQPILNPLVWLFR is encoded by the coding sequence ATGGCATCTTCAAAACCACTGTCCATTCTTCGACGCACGCTCCGCCTGGGTATGGCCGGTAGCCTTTTGTGTACCGCGCTAGCCGTACCAGGTATTGCTTCCACCCTTAGCGCTTATGACCGGGTAGCAGTCAACGTCGTTAATGGCGATGAATTCAGCTCCGATGCTGCGGGCTACCTCGTCGGCACCGATGGCAACATCTTTGTGCCGCAGTTGGGCCGCGTTCCGGCTGCCGGGCGCGAAGAGGCAGATTTGCAGGAGGAGCTGACAAAGCGTCTGAGCGCTTACCTGCGGGTGCCGGATGTTACAGTCCGCCTGGTATCGGTAAGTCCGGTCAATGTCGATGTAAGTGGCGCTGTTTACCGACCCGGATTGGTAACACTCAGTACAGGTACAGGAAGTGGAAATCTTGGTGCAAGCGCCGGTGGTGCCTCTCGTACGGTCTACAATGCCATTCAGGCTGCTGGTGGTGTCAGGCCGGACGCTGATCTTGCTGGTATCGAACTTGAGCGCGATGGCAAACGTACCCGTCTTGCAGTTGGGCAGGACATGCCGGTTATCAACAGCGACAAGATTATCGTCACTAGTCTTGGTCCTGGGCACTACACCACGAACAATACCCCCAGCCAACTGGCCCCGACCACAATCACTGTTTACGTATCTGGCCAGGATGTTCCCAGCACCAACGGCCCGCTTCAGCTCAAGCCGGGAACGACGGTCTCCGGTGCTCTGAGCGCCGCTGGAGGGGCAGGTGGAAACTTCTTGAAGGGAGATCGCGTAGTGTCGCTCATCCGCACCGATCCGGTTACTGAAAAACGTATGAGTCAGGAAATTCCAATCGGTCAGGTCATAGATGGTAGCAACGACCCTAAACTGGTCCAATACGATCGAGTCGTTGTTCAGGCGGGTCCATCTGCGAATGCTTCCGGCTTCCTGCAGTTTTTGCAACCGATCCTCAATCCTCTCGTATGGTTGTTCCGCTAG
- a CDS encoding glycosyltransferase, whose amino-acid sequence MQVIARKATRKSPVLTIFYQFNPWGNSIGGIQTVIRTFVKYAPPTFDIRLVGVGEQGSTPVHTWQERELEGRQIHFLSLFNLDERNVNFRSRSRIPHSVRYTAALLGRDYSSDFLHFHRIEPAALTRHWPGVKTLFIHNDIRQQMQTNHRNAMLWQQWPGAYYLFERALVGQFNHIYACNNAAVHLYQQLYPRLAARVQYYRNTVDKTVFYCPSLQEREQQRRLLSTRLNLAEQTRFVLFAGRLHPQKDPLLLVQAFAILPPELKVHLLIAGEGELQQELQEEIVKLNLQGQVTLLGKVNQPELAALYRLASVFVLTSAYEGLPLAVLEALASGTPVVSTRTGETPNFLSPASGELTTERTAEAVAAALMRVISSPEAYPSSACTEVARPYEAESVVQSVFADMWACWEGSLIGQAR is encoded by the coding sequence ATGCAGGTAATTGCTCGGAAGGCGACACGCAAGTCGCCCGTACTGACAATTTTTTATCAGTTCAATCCCTGGGGCAACAGCATCGGCGGTATCCAGACTGTCATTCGGACCTTTGTAAAGTATGCGCCACCAACGTTTGATATCCGATTGGTAGGTGTAGGCGAGCAAGGTTCTACACCTGTGCACACCTGGCAAGAACGTGAACTAGAAGGGCGGCAGATTCACTTCCTCTCCCTATTCAACCTCGACGAAAGAAACGTTAATTTCCGCAGCCGTAGTCGCATTCCTCACAGTGTTCGCTACACTGCCGCCCTATTGGGACGTGATTACAGTTCCGATTTTCTACATTTCCATCGAATCGAGCCAGCAGCTCTGACCCGGCACTGGCCAGGAGTAAAGACGCTCTTCATTCACAATGATATCCGCCAACAGATGCAAACCAACCACCGCAACGCCATGTTGTGGCAGCAGTGGCCAGGTGCATACTATCTGTTTGAACGTGCTTTAGTTGGCCAGTTCAACCACATCTATGCCTGCAACAACGCAGCTGTTCATCTATATCAACAACTCTATCCCCGCCTAGCAGCCCGCGTACAGTACTACAGAAATACTGTTGACAAAACTGTCTTCTATTGTCCTAGCTTACAGGAGCGTGAGCAGCAAAGGCGGCTACTTAGCACCCGCCTCAACCTTGCAGAGCAAACCCGCTTTGTACTGTTTGCCGGGCGGCTGCATCCTCAAAAAGACCCCCTGTTGCTTGTACAGGCTTTCGCCATCTTGCCGCCCGAGTTAAAGGTGCATTTGCTGATCGCCGGTGAGGGTGAACTTCAGCAAGAATTGCAAGAAGAGATCGTCAAACTCAACCTACAGGGGCAGGTCACCCTTTTAGGTAAAGTCAATCAGCCGGAACTCGCAGCGCTCTATCGTCTGGCGAGTGTCTTCGTCCTCACCAGCGCCTACGAAGGTTTACCACTTGCGGTACTCGAAGCCCTTGCTTCCGGCACACCCGTTGTGAGCACACGCACGGGTGAGACACCAAACTTCTTGAGCCCAGCCAGTGGTGAACTGACTACCGAGAGAACTGCAGAGGCGGTTGCTGCGGCTTTGATGCGTGTTATCTCTTCTCCGGAAGCGTACCCTTCCAGCGCTTGTACGGAAGTTGCCCGTCCTTACGAAGCTGAGAGCGTGGTGCAATCAGTTTTCGCTGACATGTGGGCGTGCTGGGAAGGGAGCCTGATTGGGCAGGCTCGTTGA
- a CDS encoding O-antigen ligase family protein: MEQSLDISRGRVGTFLSTWRSLSFAEKTVSVLIVLLPVWWFIGLDYIYLPLLLGVAGCELWRYGRIRLGPPRPEILAFLAFAAYVVINANVQGDKITGHSILSPLLQWGGGALLLWYIQSNGIRVRLKVVLWAMAILISEMLLVWAFGQFVLGEETVPIVRSLTGYLLDKGERYVEGAGSSNYLRLLDSANGSNFLGRGRFTAFIGHPEFAGQALACVCLLALSGGGSWLLLLGSSSLFLLLLTGTRSALVGLVVVVAIRYFFSVSKLGGLATLWGLVAIISFSVLSIPPITETIVDSFSGTVQSTGNFRRRSTEVRQLIYQRTIERLGESPLFGHGVPGRTVLPGYAPAQIGSHSFILGSLFYCSGIVGTILFVAFWTLFTGWLWQTRFDRPDCAVLSILMFTGMSTVVAFEISRMSIILLFVMISAARDMSTQDRI; encoded by the coding sequence ATGGAACAATCACTGGATATCAGCAGGGGGAGAGTTGGTACATTCCTATCAACCTGGCGAAGTCTGAGCTTTGCCGAGAAGACAGTCAGTGTGCTCATCGTCCTTCTGCCCGTCTGGTGGTTCATAGGCTTAGACTACATCTATCTGCCTCTACTTCTCGGAGTTGCTGGTTGCGAACTCTGGCGATACGGACGCATTCGTCTGGGTCCTCCACGCCCTGAGATCTTGGCGTTTCTAGCCTTTGCCGCATATGTCGTGATCAACGCCAATGTTCAGGGAGACAAAATCACTGGTCACAGCATTCTGTCCCCACTTTTGCAGTGGGGCGGTGGAGCGTTGTTGCTCTGGTATATTCAGAGCAATGGTATCCGTGTTCGCCTCAAGGTCGTCCTCTGGGCGATGGCTATTTTGATCTCCGAGATGCTGCTTGTCTGGGCATTTGGTCAATTTGTGTTGGGTGAAGAAACGGTACCTATCGTACGTTCACTTACTGGCTATCTACTTGACAAAGGCGAGCGTTATGTTGAAGGAGCAGGCTCGAGCAATTACCTTCGTCTGCTTGATTCAGCAAATGGCAGCAACTTTTTAGGTAGGGGACGGTTCACGGCGTTTATTGGACATCCGGAATTTGCCGGGCAGGCTCTAGCTTGCGTGTGCCTGCTGGCTTTAAGTGGCGGTGGATCCTGGCTATTGCTGCTGGGCTCCTCAAGCTTGTTTTTGCTGCTGCTTACAGGGACTCGCTCGGCACTTGTCGGACTAGTTGTCGTAGTTGCAATCCGCTACTTCTTTAGTGTTAGCAAGTTAGGTGGTTTAGCAACGCTATGGGGTCTAGTAGCGATCATCAGCTTTTCTGTATTATCAATCCCACCGATTACTGAAACTATTGTTGACTCCTTCAGTGGAACTGTTCAATCGACCGGAAATTTCAGACGCAGATCTACAGAGGTGCGCCAACTTATCTACCAGAGAACAATTGAGCGGCTAGGTGAATCCCCACTGTTTGGTCATGGCGTTCCAGGGCGAACAGTCCTGCCTGGATACGCTCCAGCCCAAATCGGTAGCCATAGCTTTATTCTTGGCTCCCTGTTTTACTGCAGCGGAATCGTGGGAACCATCTTGTTCGTTGCCTTCTGGACTTTGTTTACAGGATGGCTGTGGCAGACGCGTTTTGACCGCCCAGATTGTGCGGTACTGTCCATTTTGATGTTTACAGGTATGTCAACGGTCGTTGCCTTTGAAATTTCCCGCATGTCCATAATCCTGCTGTTTGTCATGATAAGCGCTGCCAGAGACATGTCTACGCAAGACAGGATATAG
- a CDS encoding glycosyltransferase family 4 protein has protein sequence MRIAVIGVKGLPATQGGIEKFCEEIYPRMVRLGHSVDLFGRISYTDSPWGHHYFEGVRVFSQASIPFKGLDALFSSTLGALSASLSQYDIVHFHALGPALLSWLPSFRSRRVVVSVQGLDWQRAKWGAFSSRMLKLGELAAVNYSDGLVVCSEDLRSYYKQQYGRETIYIPNGPGSFPPSDSKGHFVHSHGLEPGRYVIFLGRLVPEKCPDLLIRAFRSLAPAGWKLAIVGGSSDTDRYSQELTQLAAADPAVVFTGRLQGVELGEVLRNAGLFVLPSKVEGQPLAMLEAMQENVPVLASDIPPHQELLARERGLLFRTGDLENLIERLGWAIDNQEMLARMAVRASAYVQEHHSWDKITADLLKVYWTLLNAWSKPVPWTHSPAEGPRTAAASLESSQRVAALDLRKTTVVGERGVAE, from the coding sequence ATGAGGATTGCTGTTATTGGTGTTAAGGGACTTCCAGCAACCCAGGGAGGAATCGAGAAATTCTGCGAAGAGATCTATCCGCGCATGGTCCGTCTGGGGCATTCAGTAGATCTATTCGGTCGCATTTCTTATACAGACTCTCCCTGGGGGCATCACTACTTTGAAGGTGTGAGGGTCTTTTCGCAGGCCAGCATCCCATTCAAGGGTCTGGATGCCCTCTTTAGCTCTACCCTTGGAGCGCTTTCAGCTAGCTTGAGCCAGTATGACATCGTGCATTTCCATGCTCTGGGACCGGCTCTGCTGTCGTGGCTGCCGAGTTTTCGCTCTAGGCGCGTCGTCGTCTCTGTACAGGGTCTCGATTGGCAACGGGCAAAATGGGGAGCTTTTTCCAGCAGAATGTTGAAGCTCGGAGAACTTGCGGCTGTGAACTACAGCGATGGGCTGGTCGTCTGCTCCGAGGATCTGCGCTCGTATTACAAGCAACAGTACGGACGTGAAACTATATATATTCCTAATGGACCAGGCAGTTTTCCTCCGTCCGACTCCAAGGGCCATTTCGTTCACTCACACGGCCTTGAGCCAGGACGTTACGTTATTTTCCTGGGTCGGCTGGTTCCGGAGAAGTGCCCTGATCTTCTCATTCGCGCCTTTCGTTCTCTGGCCCCCGCCGGTTGGAAGCTCGCCATCGTTGGCGGCAGCAGCGATACCGATCGCTACAGCCAGGAGTTGACCCAGCTTGCCGCTGCGGATCCGGCTGTGGTCTTCACAGGCCGTCTACAGGGGGTCGAGCTAGGCGAAGTGCTGCGCAACGCAGGTCTATTCGTGTTGCCCTCCAAGGTTGAGGGGCAACCTCTGGCGATGCTCGAAGCGATGCAGGAAAATGTGCCGGTGCTGGCCAGCGACATCCCGCCCCATCAGGAATTACTGGCCAGGGAGCGTGGCTTGCTGTTTCGGACAGGCGATCTTGAAAACTTGATTGAGCGCCTCGGTTGGGCAATCGACAATCAAGAGATGCTGGCGCGCATGGCCGTGCGGGCCAGCGCTTACGTCCAGGAGCACCACAGTTGGGATAAGATCACCGCCGATTTGCTCAAGGTTTACTGGACGCTGCTCAATGCCTGGTCCAAACCGGTGCCCTGGACCCATTCTCCTGCCGAGGGTCCGCGGACTGCAGCGGCCAGTTTAGAAAGTTCCCAAAGAGTGGCCGCGCTCGACCTTCGCAAGACCACTGTTGTTGGTGAGAGAGGAGTGGCAGAGTGA